The proteins below come from a single Ktedonobacterales bacterium genomic window:
- a CDS encoding sugar transferase yields MIHEEVVDRQYRPPFGGGERRPSGPTVAIPPAANTTTAQNPLAAAEFHSSRFAVVSTPDEPVQLQPWQAVARATGRPGYFLAKRCLDCSVALIALIACAPVLLVAALLIRLTSRGPALFCQKRVGFGGRHFVMYKFRSMYVNCDERLHQLAYEQFLRGERSSGKVDGAQVANEQPQANTPRRGGAPRDPRVTPLGHVLRHTSLDELPQLFNVLRGDMSLVGPRPPIPYEVGLYDSWHLRRLDTLPGMTGPWQVHGRSRVSFEEMVQMDLEYIQKQSFWYDLKLLALTVPAVLSRKGAE; encoded by the coding sequence ATGATACATGAAGAAGTAGTAGATCGTCAGTACCGCCCTCCATTTGGAGGAGGTGAGCGCAGACCTTCGGGGCCAACCGTCGCCATCCCCCCGGCAGCGAACACAACAACAGCCCAGAATCCGCTAGCGGCTGCTGAGTTCCACTCCAGCCGGTTTGCGGTTGTCTCCACACCAGATGAACCCGTCCAGTTGCAGCCCTGGCAGGCTGTGGCGCGAGCCACAGGCCGACCAGGCTATTTTCTCGCAAAACGCTGCCTGGATTGCTCGGTTGCTTTGATCGCCCTCATCGCATGCGCGCCAGTACTCCTGGTGGCAGCCCTGCTGATCCGCCTGACTTCGCGCGGGCCAGCACTCTTTTGCCAGAAGCGCGTCGGCTTTGGCGGACGCCATTTTGTGATGTATAAGTTCCGCTCTATGTATGTCAACTGCGATGAACGCTTACATCAACTGGCCTACGAACAATTTTTACGAGGCGAGCGATCATCTGGCAAAGTTGATGGCGCGCAGGTAGCTAACGAGCAGCCCCAGGCGAATACGCCCAGGCGCGGCGGCGCCCCGCGCGACCCTCGCGTGACGCCATTAGGCCATGTGCTGCGGCACACCAGCCTCGACGAACTGCCGCAGTTGTTCAATGTGCTGCGTGGTGATATGAGCCTGGTGGGGCCACGCCCACCCATTCCCTATGAGGTCGGCCTCTATGATTCCTGGCATCTGAGGCGGCTGGATACCCTGCCGGGGATGACCGGACCCTGGCAGGTACACGGGCGCAGCAGGGTCAGCTTCGAAGAAATGGTGCAAATGGACCTGGAATATATACAAAAGCAATCCTTCTGGTATGATCTGAAACTGCTGGCGCTTACCGTTCCCGCCGTCCTCAGCCGCAAGGGCGCGGAATAA